CGCTGGGCCTGAAGACGTGGACGAATGACATCATCCTCTTCACCGACGGAGGCCGCTCCCTCTCGCGCGAGGAGCAGGAGCTCCTCCGGCACGAGGGCGTCCGCTGGCGCCACGAGCGCATCTTGCGGGTGGAGGGCTCGGACGGGCGGCTGGAGCGGGTGGTGCTCGCCAGCGGCGAGTCCATTCCCCGCCGCGCGCTCTTCTTCCACACCCAGCCCCGGCAGCGCTCCCCGTTGGCGAGCAACCTGGGCTGTGCCTTCACCCGACGCGGGGCGGTGAAGACGCGCAAGCTGGAGGACACCGGCATCCCCGGGCTCTATGTCGCGGGGGATGCCTCGCGAGATGTCCAGTTCGTGATCGTCGCGGCCGCGGAAGGGGCCAAGGCGGCCCTGGCCATCAACAAGTCCCTGCGCATCGAGGACTGTGTAGGACCCAACCCATCACGTGAGTCTCCATTTTCGGTCCCGGAGCCCACGGAAGTGCCTGAATCTGCTCGGGATTAAGCCGGGAATAAGGGAACGCGCCCACCTGTCGGAGCCAAGGTACTCCCAGCCGCTGGGAGTGCCCTGAAGCGGACATTGGAGGGGTCGGGTTGCTTTTGCCCCCCCAGACCGTTTCTGATCTGGAACGGAGCACCGTCCTACCTACAGAGGAGGCAGCTACACATGCAGATGAACATCACCTTCCGCCAGTTCGGAGCGTCGGATTCCCTCAAGGAGTACGCACGCGAGAAGGTCGATCGAGTCAATCGGTTGCTGGACAGGGCGGGGGAAGCGCATGTGGTGCTCTCGCTCGAACGCCATCTGCATCACGCGGACATCACCATCCACTCGGGCTCGTGGGTGCTCAGGGGCCGCGAGAAGAGCGAGGACATGTACGCGTCCATCGACCTGGCCATGGACAAGATCGAGCGGCAGCTGCGCCGCTACAAGGACAAGCTCAAGAGCCACCATGGCCGTGAGCGCGTGCACCACCGCCAGGACCTGGTGAACCAGCTGTCGCGCGTGCGCCACGCCGTCTTCGAGATGCCCGGGGACCAGGAGGAGGCCGCTCCGGCGGAGGCCCAGGCGACTTCGTCTCCTCCGCCCGCGAAGCCCGAGGCCGCCGACTCCTCGCCTCGCATGCTGCGCACCACGCACCTCACCGTCCAGGCGCTGAAGGTGGACGAGGCGGTGATGCAGATGAACCTGATGAACAACGACTTCTACGTCTTCCACAACGTGGAGACGAACGCGATGTCCGTGCTCTACCGCCGCAAGGATGGGCAGTACGGTCTCATCGAGCCGCACGAGCCCGAGCAGCAGCGGGTCGCCGCGGGCGCGCGGTAGCCAACCCCGGAGACGCCCGCGCTCCGCCCCCCAGCAGGGTGAGGCGGAGCGCGCGGGTGGCCGTGCCTCGGGAGGGCTCCCGGGGCCACGCCCTCACTGCCACTTGCGGCAGTTGGTGGTCGGCGAGTGCCTCATGCGCTCCCGCTGGGTGGTGAAGCGCGCCGGAGAGATCGCCGAGGAGTAGCTCTCCGTGTAGCTGGCCAGGTTCAGCGCGAGCAGCGTGGCCATCTGCCCGAGCGGCCGCGCCTGGAGGCTCTCGGGGAAGTCCACGAGGAACTGCTCCTCGAGCGGGCCCGCGCAGTCACGCTTGCCGGAGTAACCGCCCTCCACGCGCTTCAGGTAGTAGCTGCAGACGCCGACGCGGCCCACCAGCACGTCGTCCTTGAGGAGCACCTCCACGGGGGCGCCGCCCAGGGTGCCGGAGACGCGGGTGTCATCTCCCTCGGACAGCTCCAGCTTCGTGGGCTGCGCGCCGAAGATGCCCGTCACCTGCTGGTAGTTCCACTGCAGATCCACGGGCCGGTCCCGGAAGCGGCCGCGCATTCCGTCCTCCCTCAGTCCGAGCGAGGAGCTGGGGCCGGTGATGGCGTCGTGAGAGACGACCATGGGCTCGATGGAGCCCTGGCCCATGCGGACCCCGTCCGTGGGTGGGCGCAGGCCCTCTCCGACTCCCGTGCACCCGACACCCAGACCCAGCACGAGCAGCGACGACATCAGCAGCGAGCGCGACATGGCTTCCCTCCCGGTTCGGTTCTTCGTTGGCGTTGTCGGGAGAAAGAACGCGGCGCCGCGCGGGACATATCGCGCGTCGGAATCCGGGCAGTGGGCTCGAAGGGACTGTGTCTCAGCGAGAGGCGCCCTGCAGGGCGCGAGCTGCCTTGTGGGGCGTCGTGGATTGCCGCGAGGCGTCGGCCTGCTTCTGGCCCACCGGATCCAACCCGTGGCCGAAGGAGAGCGAGCGCAGGTGGACGGGCAGACGGCCCGGCGTGCCAATCTCTCCAAAGAGGGCGGCGGCCGCGGCGGAGGTGGAGGCGGGCTGGTACGAGTAGACGGCGAGCACGGCGCGGGCCTCGTCCACCAGCTCGGCCAGGTAGGGCAGCCCCATGGTGACGACCACCACGGGCTTGCCGGTGGCGGCGGCCATGGTGACGAGCTCCACCTGGCGCGAGTTGATCAGCCCCACCACCACCACGTCCGCGGCGAGCGCGGCCTTCCGAGCCTTCTGCCGCAGCGCGGCACGGCGGGACTCGGCCGGGTAGGCGGGCACCGAGAGCACGGAGGCCCGGGGGGCGCGGGCGCGGATGGCGTCGCCCAGCGAGGGCTCGGCGGTGATGACGGCGATGCGGGCCTCCGTGGACAGGGGGAAGGAGCGCTCATCGGTGCGCAGCAGGGTGACGGAGGCGCGGGCGATGAGGTGGGCCACCTCGCCATTGCCGGGCGGGGGCGGGGTGGCGAGCCGCTGCTCCATCACGGGCGGCGTCTCGAAGAGGCCCCGGCGCAGCTTGGCGGTGAGGATGCGGCGCACGGCCTGCTCCAGGCGGGCGGCCGGCAGCTCCCCGCTGCGCGCGGCGGCGAGCAGGGCCTCGTACACCTCCGCCTTGCGCTCGGGGCTCCAGGGCACCAGGACCATGTCCGCGCCGGCCCGCACCGCCAGCACGGCGGCCCGGCCCGCGCCGTAGCGCTGGGTGATGGCCTCCATCTCCATCTCGTCGGTGAGCACCAGCCCGTCGAAGCCCAGCTCCTTGCGCAGCAGCCCGTCCAGCACCTGGGGGCTGAGGGTGGCAGGCACGTTGTCCCCAGTGAGGCGGGGAATGGCCACGTGGGCCGTCATCAGCCCGTCCAGCCCCTCCAGGATGGCGGCGTGGAAGGGCTCCATCTGCGCGAGCACCTCCTCGCGCGTCTCGCTCATGACGGGCAGCACCGTGTGGCTGTCGGCGTCCGTGGCGCCATGGCCGGGGAAGTGCTTGGCCACGGTGACCAGGCCCGCGTCCTGCTGGCCCCGGACGAAGGCCCGGCCCAGCTCGGACACCAGGGGCACGCTGTCCCCGTAGGAGCGCACGCCGATGACGGGGTTATGGGGGTTGAGGTTCACGTCCAGTACGGGGGCCAGGTTCATGTTGAAGCCCAGCCGTCTGAGGTCCTCTCCCTGCGCCCTACCCGCCGCATAGGCCAGCTCCGCCGAGCGGGTGGCTCCCAGGGCCATGTTGCTGGGCAGGACGACCACCTGATCCCGCACGCGCACCACGTTGCCCCCCTCCTGATCCAGCGTGAGGAAGGGGGGAATGTGGCCGATGAGCAGCCGACGCAGGCCGTCATTGAGGCGGGCCACCTGCTGGGCCTCGAGGATGTTGTGCTTGAAGAGGCACACCCCACCCACCCGGTAGCCGCGCACCAGGTCCTCGACGTCCTCGTCCACCTCGGTGCCGTAGAAGCCCACCATCATCAACTGGCCCACCCGCGCTTCCAGGGAGAGGCTGGAGAGCAGGGAGTCCACCCGGGCTGAGGACACGGGGGGCAGGCCCGGGGTGGGGGAGGGCGTAGGCGTGAGGCCTGGAGCGGGTGCCGAGGCGTACACGCCGAGGGACAGCAGCAGCGCGGTGAGGGGAGCGAGGTGACGGGCGGACACGTGGGCGGGAATGCTAGTCGAGGAACGTAACCCCCTCCACCTTGCTTGCTGGTGAGCGAAGCCGGCCCGAAGCGGTCAGTGAGGGGCAAGCGACCCTTGCGCGAAAAGGTATCGAGGAGTAATTGCCCCACGACGTCGAGCGCCATTGCGGGAGCGCCAGTGAGAATCTCCGAGTTCCTCAGCCCCCAAGCCGTCATCGCGGACATGCAGGCTCGCACCAAGCCGGAGGTGTTGCGCGAGCTGAGTACGGCGCTGGTGCGCGCCCACCCCCAGCTCCAGGAGGAGCGGCTGGTGGAGGTGCTGCGCGAGCGCGAGAAGCTGGGCTCCACGGGCATCGGCGAGGGCGTGGCCATTCCCCACGGCAAGCTGCCGGGGATGACGCAGCTGCTGGCCACCTTCGGCGTCTCCCGTCAGGGCCTGGACTTCGAGGCGATTGACGGCAAGCCGACCCACCTCTTCTTCGCCCTGGTGGCGCCGGAGAACAGCGCGGGGGTGCACCTCAAGGCCCTGGCGCGCATCTCCCGGCTCTTCAAGAACCCGCGCTTCCGGTCGTCCATCCTCGAGGCGCCCACCGCCGCGGACATCCACGCGCTCATCGTCCAGGAAGACGCCAGGCCCTGAGCGCAGGGGCCTGGCCCGGGGGGGCGCATGGAGATCGTCCTTCGAGCCATTCATGATCGGTTCTTCGAGGAGGCGGTGATCCCGTTCCTCACCCGCGCCATGGGGGATGCCCCCGGAGCGCTGGAGGAGCTGCTGGGGGTGCTGGGGGACGAGCAGTCCCGCTTCCTCTGCGAGCAGCTGCTGTCCTCGGCCTCGCCCGGGGGGCTGAGCACCCTGGCTCCGGAGACGTGGGCGGATCTGGTGGATCGGCTCGTGTTCCAGCAGTGGCGCGAGGGGGCCGGGTGGGAGATCGAGGGCCACCGGGCCGGCTACGCGGGGGACTGGGACGAGGCGCTGCACCTGGCGCTGATGGTGGAGCAGCCGGACTACCCCTATGCGAACGCGCGCGAGGCCCGGGCGGCTCGGGACGCGTTCCGCCTCAGGCCCCAGACGGGGCTGGGGCTGGCCTCGCTGGTGGCGGGGGTATGGGAGCCCTTCCCTCCGTTTCCGCCGGATCAGATCTTCTCCACCCAGGGGCGGGGTGGGTACTTCCCGAAGCAGGGGCTGGCCTTCGCGGACTGGTCGTGGCGCTCGGCGAGCGCGGTGGCGGGCTGGCATGGGAGCCTGCCGGTCAAGCTGGAGCGGCTGCTCGCGCGGGAGCAGGAGCGGCTGAAGATGCCCTCGCTCCCGGAGCGCACCGAGCTGCTGGCCTGGTGGGCGGGCAAGGCGCCCCAGCCGCCGCCGCTGGCGGTGGTCTTCTCCGGGCTGGGACCGCGCGCTCCGGGGTGGATCCAGGAGCTGGGCGTCATCTGCGGCCACGTGCGCGAGGCCGCCCGGGAGCGCACCGCGCTGGTGTCGCTGGTGATGAAGGGCGTCGAGGTCCGGATCTGAGCCGGCTCAGGCGCCTGGCGGTGTTCCGCTGCCGGCGGGGGGCGGCGTCTCCAGGAGGATGGTGACGGGGCCGTCATTGATGAGGGCCACCTTCATGTCCGCGGCGAACACGCCGGTGCCCACCGTGAGGCCGCGGGCGCGCAGCTGCTCGCAGACGCGCTCGTACAGGGCCTTGGCGCCGGTGGGCTCCATGGCATCGCTGAAGCCGGGGCGCCGGCCCCTGCGCGCGTCTCCATAGAGGGTGAACTGGCTCACGACGATGAGCTGCTTGTGCGTGTCCTCCAGGGAGAGGTTCATCTTGCCCGCGGCGTCCTCGAAGATGCGCAGCGTGGCCAGCTTCTCCACCATCCAGGGGATGTCCGCCTCGGTGTCCGCCTTGCCCACGCCCAGGAGCACCAGCAGCCCCGGGCCGATCTGGCTCACCTTCTCCCCGTTCACGGTGACTGAGGCCTCGAGCACCCGCTGCACCACTGCGCGCATCGCATCCTCCTGAATTCCTTGGGGAATAGTGGGAGCCCTGGCCAGGCACAAGCGGTTTCGCCCAGGAACCCCTCGCGACGCAACTCCTGCTCGCGAAGTCAGAGAATGTGAATGCAGTCGGCGTCACGGCCGACACGGTGTACGGGAAAGCTCAGGAGCCCGGCAGCCCACGACGGGGGGTTGCCGGGCTCCGTTTCTTTCCAGCCTGTCCGACAAGCAGACCGGGTGCGGAGCAGCGGACCGGGTGGCTCACCCTACCGAGCTCGTCTCTATGCCAGAGCCTCACCTGTTCGGTAGGGTGCGGGTGGCGAGCGTGCTTGCCCCGCACCTGGAGCGTCCCATGTCTTCCTTGTCGTCCAGAGATCCTGAAGCTCCGGCGCACGGCTCGCTGGTGGGCCCCTGGCGCATCCTGGTGCGCTACGACTCGGGCAGCTACGGGGAGGTCTACCGGGTGGCGCGCGCGGGTCATCCCGAGGCCGGAGCCTTCGCTCTGAAGCTGGCGGTGCACCCCGAGGATCCTCGCTTCCAGCGAGAGGCCGAACTGCTCCAGCGAGTGGTGCATCCCTCCGTGCCACGCTTCGAGGATCGGGGCTGGTGGACGGGACCGAATGGCAGGATCTTCCCCTACGTCGTCATGGAGTGGGTGAAGGGTATGACCCTGTACGAGTGGGCGCGGGAGCAGAAGCCTACCTCCCGGCAGGTGCTGCAGGTGCTGGCCCAGCTCGCGAGCGCCCTGGCCGCCACCCACGGGATGGGCGGAGTGCATCGGGACGTGAAGGGGGACAACGTTCTGGTGACGGCGACGGGGCGCGCGGTTCTGCTCGACTTCGGGTGTGGCAGCTTCGAGGGCGCCAAGGCGCTCACGGACACGGCGCTTCCCCCGGGGACCAGCAGCTATCGCACTCCGGAGGCCATTCGCTGGGGCTGGTTTCACCGCGGGGCCGGAACTCCCTACCAGGCCGGACCGGCTGACGACGTGTATGCGCTGGGAGTGGCTGCTTATCGCCTCTGTACGGGCAAGTACCCGCCGGCTCCCACGGAGAGTTCGGGGCCTCGACGCAGACTGCTCCGTCCCAGCGAGCTTGCGACAGTGAGCAAGGGGCTCGATCAGCTCCTGCTCACCGCGCTCAACGAGGACCGGCTGGCACGTCCACTCGCCGCTTCCTGGGCCGCCTCGCTGGAGGATGCGGCCAAGGAGAAGGATGCCGAAGCGCCCATCGTCCCCACTCCCTCCGCGGCGCGCACGGACGTGACTTCTTCTCCGGGGCCTCGGCGCCGGCGGGAGGTACCCACCTGGATGGTGATGGCTGGAGCGGCCGTGCTGGGAGGGCTGGTGGTGATGGCCGCCGTGAAGCTGAGGGACATCGGGCGCAACTCTTCAGAGCCAGCGCCAGAGACCCTTTTCGTCACCGAGCGGTGGCGAACTCCACCCGCCCAAGCTCCGGACGCTGGTGTGGGCGAGGAGGCGTTGCTGTCCGTCACACAGACGCCACAGCCAGGAGCATCCTCCTCCGGACTAGGGCTGGCGATGCCCAAGAATCCGCTGCCGGGGCAGAAGAAGCCTCCCTGCGAGCCCGAGTACGAGCTCGTCGCACTGGGGGCATGCTGGGCCATCTTCGAGAAGAAGCCTCCTTGCGGAGAGGGAGGCTACGAGTACGCGGGCAAGTGCGTGAGAGCCTCCTTCAATGCTCCGCGTCAGCCCGCCTCGGAGCAGCCATGAGCATGCGTTGGTTGACTCAGGGAGCAGGGCGGGTGACGAGCTCTTCGCGGCCGATGGGGCTGACGCCCTGCGCCAGGAGCCTCCGAGCAGCCGAGACGGAGACGCACTCCTCGGTGCCGTGGAGATGGCTGTAGAAGGTGAGGAGCTTGGACGGCTCCACGACGCGGATGTCTCCCACGAGGACGGAGGGAACACGGCGCACGAACACGTCGAGGAGGACCTTCACGCCATCCACGTGGCGCGCGTAGCGGTAGAAGTTCTCCGAGACGGCATCGAAGCGCGTCCAGGTCCGGAAGTAGCCGCGCTCGGAGAGCAGGTGGATGAGCTCGGGGAGGCGCTCGGGCTCGACGAAGAGGTCCACGTCCTTGTGGTCATGGAAGCGCTTCAGCTCCTCGTGGGGAGGGGCCATGAAGTGCCAGGCCCAGCCGCCGGACAGGGTGACGAGCGGCGCGATGGCTCGCACCTCCCGCTCCAGCACGCGCAGGCGCTCGAGGTTCCAGGGCTCATCGGTCCGCTTCGGGTTGCGAGGGTCTCCCATGGCCGGCTCCGGGCTAGAGGCGCGGACCGGACGGGAGCCTTCGTGGACGCCTGACTCCACCGTCCTCTGGTGGTCACTCCACGCGCTTGGGGTCCAGCGCGTCGCGCACCGCATCCCCGAGGAAGTTGAAGCCCAGCACGGTGATGGCCAGGGCGAGCCCGGGGAACAGCGCCACGTGCGGCGCCACGAGCAGGTACTGCGTCCCCTGGTCCACCAGCGCGCCCCAGGAGGGTGTACCCGGTGGCGCTCCCAGTCCCAGGAAGCTCAGCGAGGCCTCGGCGAGGATGGCGCCGGGAAAGGCGAACGTGGCCTGGATGAGCAGCGGCCCCGCGGCATTCGGCAGCAGGTGCCGGAAGAGGATGCGCGCGTTGCCGCTCCCCAGGGCTCGGGCCGCCTGCACGTAGTCTCGCTCGCGCAGCGTGAGCACCTGCGCGCGAGCCAGCCGCGCGTAGCCCGTCCACCCCGTGAAGGACAGGGCGAACACCACGTTGGCGAGGCTCGGCCCCAGCACCGAGGTGATGAAGATGGCCAGCAGGATGCCCGGGAAGGCGAGCAGCACGTCCACCAAGCGCATCACCGCCTCGTCCAGCAGGCCGCCCACGTACCCCGCCAGTCCTCCCAGCGTCACCCCCACGAGCGCCGACAGCACCACGGCGAAGAACGCCACCACGAGAGACACCCGCGCTCCGTAGAGGACGTGGGTCAGCACGTCGATGCCGTTCTCTCCGGCTCCCAGAAGGTGGCGCGTGCTCGGAGGGTCCAGCTCCGCGGACAGCTCGATGGCCTCCGGCGTGTACGGACTGAGCACCGGAGCCAGCAGCGCGGTGAGCACCAGCAGCACGGCCACGCCCAGCCCGAACCTCCCGCCGAGCGTGCGCAGCCGGAACCCCCGGCGCGTGACGGCTCCCGGCGCGACGGCGACCACGGGGGAAGCCTCGCTCACGAGCGCCTCCTCACACGCGGGTCCACCAGCGCGTACGCCACGTCGGTCAGCGTGTTCACCAGCACGTAGCACAGCGTGAACATCAGCACCGTGGCCCGCACGGTGTTGTAGTCGCGCTTCTCGATGGCGGTGAGCAGCAGCGTGCCCATGCCTGGCCACGCGAACACCTTCTCGGTGACGATGGCGCCGCCCAGCAGCGTGCCGAACTCCAGCCCCAGCACCGTGAGGATGGGCAGCAGCGCGTTGCGGAACGCGTGCTTCCACAGCACCACGCGCGGGTGCAGCCCCTTGGCTCGTGCCACCGTCACGAAGTCCTCGCGGAGCGTCTCCAGCATCGCCGCCCGCGTCATCCGCGACAGGAAGGCCGCCAGCGCCGTGCCCAGCGTCAGCGAGGGCAGCACCAGGTGTCTCCACGACTCGGCGCCCGACACGGGCAGCCAGTCCAGCCAGAGCGCGAAGACGATGATCAACATGGGGCCGAGCCAGAAGCGCGGCAGCGCCACGCCCGCCACCGCCACCCCCATCGCCGCCGTGTCCACCGCCGTCCCCTTTCGCGCCGCCGCCGCCACTCCCAGCGGAATCGCGATGGCCACCGCGATGAACAGGGACGCCACCGTGAGCCACAGCGTGTTCGGCAGTGCCTGGCCGATGGCCGGCAGCACCTTGCGCTGGAACGGTGGCAGCGAGGTGCGCAGCTCGCCCGTGGCGAAGTCCTGGGTGAACGTCCACAGCTGCGTGTACCAGGGCAGGTCCAGCCCCACCGCGCGCCGCAGCGCCTCCCGGTCCACCTCCGTGGACTGCTCGCCCAGCATCACGTCGATCGGGTCGCCCGGCACCAGGTTGAGAAAGAGCGAGATGAGCAGCAGCGCCCCCACCACCGCGATGCTGGCGGAGATGGCGCGCCTCATGGCTCCACCCTCCGCGCCCGCGCCAGGGACGTGAGGAAGCCATTCGCGCTGGGCTCGAAGCCCTCCAGCCGCCGGGACACCACCGCCACGCTGCTCTCGTGCCAGAGCGGCGCGTACGGGAGCAGCGCGTCCAGCCGCTCCTGCACCCTCGCGTAGAGCGCCGCGCGCTGTGAGGGCTCCACCCGGCTCGCCTCGTCCAGCAGCGCGTCCAGCTCCGCATCCTTCAGAGCCCCCCGGTTGAAGCCGCCCCAGTGGTTCTCCTCCGTGGGCACGTTCCTCGAGTGGTACGCCCCGCGCATCAGGTCCGGCTCGATGACCGACGCCCACTTGAGCGTCACCATCTCGAAGTTGCCTCGGCGGATGTCGTTGAAGAGCGTGCCGAACTCCAGCGAGCGTACCTCCACCGCCACGCCTCCTCGCGCCAGCTGCTCCTGGAGCACCAGCGCCACCGACTTGCGGAACCGGTCCGTGCTCACCTTCAGGCTCAGCGTCATCCGAGGCTGGCCTCCCGGCCCATCCGGATCCGGGTAGCCCGCCGCATCCAGCAGCCTCGCCGCCTCGGCCGGGTCATACCGGCAGCCCTCCTGCGGCGCGTGGGCCCAGTGCGTGGCGGGCAGCATGCCCGTGGCCGGCTCCGCCAGTCCGTGGAACTTGTGCTCCACGATGGGCTTCACCTCCAGCAGGTGGCACACCGCCTGGCGCACCCTCACATCCGCCAGCGGCCCGGAGCGCAGGTTGAAGCCCAGGTATGCGTAGCCCGTGCCGGGCCGGACGAGCACGCGCAGGCCCGGCTCCTTCCTCAACAGGGGCAGCACCGCTGGGGACACCGCGTTGGTCACCAGGTCCGCGCGCCCCTTCAGCAGCTCCAGCACTCGCGTCGTCTCGTCTCGGACGACTCGGAAGTGCAGCCGGGAGATGCCCGGAGCCCTCGCGTAATACCCCTCGAAGGGTACCAGCGTGAGGTGTTCCTCATCCGGTTGGGCCTCAAACCGAAACGCTCCGGCTCCCACCGGGTGCGCTCCCTGAAGCTCCACGCCACCCAGGCCTGCTCGCTCAGCGGGCAGGATGCTCAGCGACAGCTCCGCCAGCAGTGGGGCATAGGGCCGTCGCAGGTGGAAGCGGACGGTGCGATCACCTACCACCTCCACCTCCTGAATCACCTCGTACCGGTCCACCTTCGGACTGCGCAGCGCCCGGTCTCGCACTCCGTCATAGGTTGCCTTCACGTCCGCGGCCGTGAGCGCCGTGCCATCATGGAACGTGAGCCCGGGGCGCAGCGTGAACTCCATGACAGTGGGGGACAGCGCGCGGAAGGACTCGGCCAGCGCCGGCACCGGTCGGCTGGTGTCATCGAAGGTGACGAGCCCCGGCGCGATGAGCTGGCCGATGCGCTGGCCAATCGCTGTCAGCGCGAAGCGGTCATCCAGGCTGTCGGGTGGCGCCTCGACCAGCACCGTGATGCCGTCGGGGGTTCGGTCTGGTCGGCAGCCCGCCAACAGTGCGAGCAGCATCCCCAGGGCGGCGCGGCGGAGCAGAGCGGACATCCGTTTCCAGCTTGTGTCACACCCGGGTGGTAGGGTCGACGGTGTTGCGCACCCCCGTCAGGCCCTTATTTCACCGCAGCGTCATGAAGGCGCTGGAACTGAAGGTCGGTTCACAGGGTTGCAGGTGCGTCTGGCTCACCGCCCGATGAAGAAAAGTCCACATCCTCGGCAGCGCAGCTTCGCCTGGCGGATGAGCGAGCGCCCAGACATGGACGCGCCTACTCTTCCTCCCTTGATTCTGGGGGATCTGCTTCTCATGATGGCCCGCGTCTTCCCCGGAGCCTTTGTGCAGGTTCATCGAGCCAGTGTCCTCTTGGCCGCGACGGCCGCGATCATTCTTTCGCTTCCCGCAGCCCACGCCGCCCCGGCGGACAAGCGGGCCGAGCGTGAGGCGCTGAAGACGGCGTTGCTCGACGTGCTCCAACGCACGCCCCTCAAGGCCAGCCGCGTGGGCATCCACATCCAGAGCCTGGATGACGGCTCGGTGGTGTTCAGCCAGAACGCGGACGATCTGCTCAACCCGGCCTCGAACGTGAAGCTCGTCACCTCGGCCGCGGCGCTGGCGACGCTCGGGACGGAGTACCGCTTCGACACCGAGTTCCTCGTGGACCCGGAGCTGCCGCCCGACGGCAAGGTCAAGACGCTCTACGTGCGCGGCAAGGGCGACCCGTCGATGACGACCGAGCGCCTCTATGGTGTCGTCTCCGAGCTGTTCCACGGCGGCCTGCGCGAGGTGCAGGACATCATCATCGACGACTCGTGGTTCGACGCCGAGCGCACGCCGCCCGGGTATGACCAGGAGGAGTCGGACCGGGCCTACATGGCGCCCACCGGCGCGGTGAGCCTCAACTGGAACGCGACCGCCATCTACCTGCGGGCCGGTGAGGCTCCGGGTGCCAAGGGCACCGTGGAGATGGAGCCCCCCAGCGACTTCTTCGTGGTGGAGAACGGGCTGACCACGGGCAGCCACCGGGCCCGCCGCGTCTCGGTCGCCAGCAAGCCGCTGGGCGACAAGCAGCGCATCGTGGTGAAGGGGCAGCTGCCGTCGGACCAGGGCGCCGTGAGTGTCTGGAAGAAGATCGACAACCCGCCCATGTACTTCGGCTACACCTTCAAGGAGCTGCTGAAGGGGCGCGGCATCAAGGTGAAGGGCAAGGTGAAGCTGGGCCTGGCTCCCTCGAGGGCCAGGCTGGTGCACGTGGCCCAGTCGGACACGTTCGACGTCATCCTCAAGCGGCTCAACAAGCTGTCCAACAACTTCGTCGCCGAGACGCTGCTCAAGACGATGGGCGCCGAGCTCAAGGGCGCGCCGGGCAGCTTCCAGAAGGGCATCGAGGTGGTGGAGTCCTTCCTCGAGCGGGAGGTGGGCCTGCCCAGCGGCTCGTACGTGATGAAGAACGGCAGCGGCCTGAACGACACCAACCGCTTCTCGGCCACGCAGCTCACGCGCATCCTGCGCTTCATGCACTCGCGCTTCCCGCTGGCGCCCGAGTACCTGTCCTCGGTGGGCATCGCCGGCAAGGACGGCACGCTCAAGTACCGCTTCGAGGGCAGCGAGGCCGTGGGCCGCCTGCGCGCCAAGACGGGCACGCTGGAGAATGTGTCCGCGCTGAGCGGCTACGTGCAGGCCACCGGCGGGGAGCTGTTCGTCTTCGCGATGATGGTGAACGACTACCCCGGTCGCTCGGGCCCCGTGGTGCAGGGGCTGGATGCGCTGGGCGCCGCGGTGGCGGCCACGGGCTCCTCGATGGGGCCCTCGCGCGCGGTGGCGGCGCTCTCGGACACTCCGCGTCCGGGCGGTGAGCTGGGCGCGGTGGCCAGCCGCATCAAGACGTACCTGGAGCTGGGCAAGCAGCG
The window above is part of the Hyalangium gracile genome. Proteins encoded here:
- a CDS encoding serine/threonine protein kinase yields the protein MSSLSSRDPEAPAHGSLVGPWRILVRYDSGSYGEVYRVARAGHPEAGAFALKLAVHPEDPRFQREAELLQRVVHPSVPRFEDRGWWTGPNGRIFPYVVMEWVKGMTLYEWAREQKPTSRQVLQVLAQLASALAATHGMGGVHRDVKGDNVLVTATGRAVLLDFGCGSFEGAKALTDTALPPGTSSYRTPEAIRWGWFHRGAGTPYQAGPADDVYALGVAAYRLCTGKYPPAPTESSGPRRRLLRPSELATVSKGLDQLLLTALNEDRLARPLAASWAASLEDAAKEKDAEAPIVPTPSAARTDVTSSPGPRRRREVPTWMVMAGAAVLGGLVVMAAVKLRDIGRNSSEPAPETLFVTERWRTPPAQAPDAGVGEEALLSVTQTPQPGASSSGLGLAMPKNPLPGQKKPPCEPEYELVALGACWAIFEKKPPCGEGGYEYAGKCVRASFNAPRQPASEQP
- a CDS encoding PTS sugar transporter subunit IIA, producing the protein MRISEFLSPQAVIADMQARTKPEVLRELSTALVRAHPQLQEERLVEVLREREKLGSTGIGEGVAIPHGKLPGMTQLLATFGVSRQGLDFEAIDGKPTHLFFALVAPENSAGVHLKALARISRLFKNPRFRSSILEAPTAADIHALIVQEDARP
- the dtd gene encoding D-aminoacyl-tRNA deacylase, which gives rise to MRAVVQRVLEASVTVNGEKVSQIGPGLLVLLGVGKADTEADIPWMVEKLATLRIFEDAAGKMNLSLEDTHKQLIVVSQFTLYGDARRGRRPGFSDAMEPTGAKALYERVCEQLRARGLTVGTGVFAADMKVALINDGPVTILLETPPPAGSGTPPGA
- a CDS encoding ABC transporter permease is translated as MRRAISASIAVVGALLLISLFLNLVPGDPIDVMLGEQSTEVDREALRRAVGLDLPWYTQLWTFTQDFATGELRTSLPPFQRKVLPAIGQALPNTLWLTVASLFIAVAIAIPLGVAAAARKGTAVDTAAMGVAVAGVALPRFWLGPMLIIVFALWLDWLPVSGAESWRHLVLPSLTLGTALAAFLSRMTRAAMLETLREDFVTVARAKGLHPRVVLWKHAFRNALLPILTVLGLEFGTLLGGAIVTEKVFAWPGMGTLLLTAIEKRDYNTVRATVLMFTLCYVLVNTLTDVAYALVDPRVRRRS
- a CDS encoding glycoside hydrolase family 3 protein; translation: MSARHLAPLTALLLSLGVYASAPAPGLTPTPSPTPGLPPVSSARVDSLLSSLSLEARVGQLMMVGFYGTEVDEDVEDLVRGYRVGGVCLFKHNILEAQQVARLNDGLRRLLIGHIPPFLTLDQEGGNVVRVRDQVVVLPSNMALGATRSAELAYAAGRAQGEDLRRLGFNMNLAPVLDVNLNPHNPVIGVRSYGDSVPLVSELGRAFVRGQQDAGLVTVAKHFPGHGATDADSHTVLPVMSETREEVLAQMEPFHAAILEGLDGLMTAHVAIPRLTGDNVPATLSPQVLDGLLRKELGFDGLVLTDEMEMEAITQRYGAGRAAVLAVRAGADMVLVPWSPERKAEVYEALLAAARSGELPAARLEQAVRRILTAKLRRGLFETPPVMEQRLATPPPPGNGEVAHLIARASVTLLRTDERSFPLSTEARIAVITAEPSLGDAIRARAPRASVLSVPAYPAESRRAALRQKARKAALAADVVVVGLINSRQVELVTMAAATGKPVVVVTMGLPYLAELVDEARAVLAVYSYQPASTSAAAAALFGEIGTPGRLPVHLRSLSFGHGLDPVGQKQADASRQSTTPHKAARALQGASR
- a CDS encoding ABC transporter permease; its protein translation is MSEASPVVAVAPGAVTRRGFRLRTLGGRFGLGVAVLLVLTALLAPVLSPYTPEAIELSAELDPPSTRHLLGAGENGIDVLTHVLYGARVSLVVAFFAVVLSALVGVTLGGLAGYVGGLLDEAVMRLVDVLLAFPGILLAIFITSVLGPSLANVVFALSFTGWTGYARLARAQVLTLRERDYVQAARALGSGNARILFRHLLPNAAGPLLIQATFAFPGAILAEASLSFLGLGAPPGTPSWGALVDQGTQYLLVAPHVALFPGLALAITVLGFNFLGDAVRDALDPKRVE
- the hpf gene encoding ribosome hibernation-promoting factor, HPF/YfiA family: MQMNITFRQFGASDSLKEYAREKVDRVNRLLDRAGEAHVVLSLERHLHHADITIHSGSWVLRGREKSEDMYASIDLAMDKIERQLRRYKDKLKSHHGRERVHHRQDLVNQLSRVRHAVFEMPGDQEEAAPAEAQATSSPPPAKPEAADSSPRMLRTTHLTVQALKVDEAVMQMNLMNNDFYVFHNVETNAMSVLYRRKDGQYGLIEPHEPEQQRVAAGAR